A part of Ascochyta rabiei chromosome 3, complete sequence genomic DNA contains:
- a CDS encoding Exopolyphosphatase, translating into MRLSLALPAFLATSHVAAVPQLRAKSQQVLTTPPKHIGVGHFSEWSRATKKSFLMDWQAGKSSEWIMVMGNEGGDLDSMTAAITWAYHLDHSTENDTHPVKAIALLQTPSHALDLRPENKLALDNSQMTVGHEDLLTSDEVPEDPETLASKLKGIILVDHGEPLRKWRGAKILSIFDHHKDRGTAPEASPRIFEKVASCTTIVARQLLNELEKLPQEYHLNHEFLELILSAIAIDSGGLTSDKTTDADIEVSKRILARSNWAGDKLSKVMEELDDELSSAQKDISHLNLRDLLRRDWKGDLIDTPSPRTPTVSLGFASIPYSMDEQIKKTDFAELFDWFAVHAAWTAEAGVDISICLNKYKIKDKKTGQKEKIREVVLTVRDDVRVDQQQADALFNLVKDALENNHEGIELQPWHRADELSPRQMVWTHKSGAGRKLFRPIVEEAVLGWDKVGMEL; encoded by the coding sequence ATGAGACTCTCGCTTGCGCTGCCTGCCTTTTTGGCCACCAGCCATGTTGCTGCTGTGCCTCAGCTCCGTGCCAAATCTCAACAAGTCCTTACCACTCCCCCCAAGCACATCGGCGTCGGGCATTTCAGCGAATGGAGCCGCGCAACCAAGAAATCCTTCTTGATGGACTGGCAGGCCGGAAAGTCCTCAGAGTGGATAATGGTCATGGGAAATGAGGGAGGAGACCTGGATTCAATGACGGCGGCAATTACCTGGGCGTACCATCTTGACCACTCCACCGAGAATGACACGCACCCGGTCAAGGCCATCGCCCTGCTCCAGACCCCTTCCCACGCTTTGGACCTTCGACCTGAGAACAAGCTTGCGCTCGACAACTCGCAGATGACAGTAGGACACGAGGATCTGTTGACATCTGACGAAGTTCCTGAAGACCCGGAAACACTCGCGTCGAAACTCAAGGGCATCATCCTGGTTGACCACGGCGAGCCTCTGCGAAAATGGCGCGGAGCAAAGATCCTGAGCATCTTCGATCATCACAAGGACCGCGGCACTGCACCAGAAGCCTCGCCACGCATCTTCGAGAAGGTCGCGTCTTGCACCACCATCGTTGCCCGCCAACTACTCAACGAGCTCGAGAAACTGCCCCAAGAGTACCACCTCAATCACGAGTTCCTCGAGTTAATCCTCTCCGCCATTGCCATCGACTCGGGAGGCTTGACCAGCGACAAGACCACCGACGCAGACATCGAAGTCTCCAAGCGCATCCTCGCACGCTCCAACTGGGCAGGTGACAAACTCTCCAAGGTCATGGAAGAACTCGACGACGAGCTCTCCTCAGCACAAAAGGACATCTCGCACCTCAATCTTCGCGACCTGCTGCGCCGCGACTGGAAAGGCGACCTAATCGACACACCGTCTCCACGCACACCCACCGTATCCCTTGGCTTCGCCAGCATCCCTTACTCAATGGACGAGCAGATCAAGAAGACGGACTTCGCCGAGCTGTTCGACTGGTTCGCCGTGCACGCCGCCTGGACCGCCGAAGCCGGCGTCGACATCAGCATCTGCCTGAACAAGTACAAGATCAAGGACAAGAAGACGGGCCAGAAGGAGAAGATCCGCGAAGTCGTGCTTACTGTGCGCGACGACGTGCGCGTCGACCAGCAGCAGGCGGACGCGCTCTTCAACCTCGTCAAGGACGCGCTGGAGAACAACCATGAGGGCATTGAACTGCAACCCTGGCATCGCGCCGATGAGCTGAGCCCCAGGCAGATGGTGTGGACGCACAAGTCGGGCGCGGGAAGAAAGCTCTTCAGGCCGATTGTGGAGGAGGCTGTGCTTGGCTGGGATAAGGTGGGCATGGAGCTCTAG